A region of Salinibacter sp. 10B DNA encodes the following proteins:
- a CDS encoding gluconate 2-dehydrogenase subunit 3 family protein produces the protein MSSLNRRDALKLLGLMAAAPTFSVACSSEDVKQAREQTDSVPTRPQPEAYERQFLTEHEYDTVRVLVDWIIPADERSGSATDAGVPAFIDFILTDEKLADRKEQQTAFRGGLAWVDYECIERFDRPFVECSEQQQQEMLDAIAWPEVAEPSMQPGVTFFNSLRDLTASGFFSSKMGMEDLKYRGNRYVAEWTGCPDEVLDHVGVSA, from the coding sequence ATGAGTTCCCTTAATCGTCGAGACGCCCTTAAGCTGCTGGGCCTTATGGCGGCAGCGCCCACATTCAGCGTCGCCTGTTCCTCCGAAGACGTGAAGCAGGCCCGTGAGCAGACCGACTCGGTTCCCACCCGGCCGCAACCAGAGGCCTACGAGCGCCAGTTCCTGACTGAGCACGAGTACGACACGGTACGTGTGTTGGTCGACTGGATCATTCCGGCCGACGAGCGCTCCGGTAGTGCGACCGATGCGGGAGTGCCTGCTTTTATCGACTTTATTCTCACGGACGAGAAACTGGCAGACCGGAAAGAGCAACAAACGGCCTTTCGAGGCGGTCTTGCCTGGGTCGACTATGAATGTATCGAGCGATTCGACCGTCCGTTCGTAGAATGCTCGGAGCAACAGCAGCAGGAGATGCTTGATGCGATCGCGTGGCCGGAAGTGGCCGAGCCGTCCATGCAGCCGGGCGTCACGTTCTTCAACAGCCTCCGCGACCTCACGGCCTCAGGGTTCTTTTCGTCGAAGATGGGGATGGAGGATCTGAAATACAGGGGCAACCGGTACGTGGCCGAGTGGACGGGCTGCCCCGACGAGGTGCTCGATCATGTGGGGGTTAGCGCTTAG
- a CDS encoding GMC family oxidoreductase produces the protein MPLIQESPESYDVCIVGSGAGGSMAAKVLAEAGANVVVLEAGPEWSVQDDGAMFDWNYSSPRRGASTTDRPFGEFDACLGGWDIDGEPYTTTEDTEWEWFRARMLGGRTHHWGRISLRFGPDDFNGKSVDGHGDDWPIDYEDLKPYYDRVDRMIGLFGSEENFYNAPDGIFMDPPEPRCYERVLKQGAEDINIPVIPSRLSILTEQHNGRAACHYCAQCNRGCTTHSNFSAPVLLNPALETGNVTLITNAMVREVTTDKEGQATGVSYVDTQSRREQKVESDVVVLAASACESARLLLNSTSPRHPNGLANSSDAVGRYLMDSTGTTVAGVIPELLNQPAHNCDGVGGMHMYVPWWGYDQNLDFPRGYHFELWGGRGMPGYGFGSGIQNLNGLFPGDEETKKKGGGGYGQQLKKDYRRFYGAMVGMSGRGESIAHRDNYCEIDPNTTDEYGIPVLRFNHSWREEEYLQVKHMQEKGREIIDAAGGEPLGTMPDREDGYGITTPGEIIHETGVTRMGTDPDESVLNEYCQAHDVDNLFVADGGPFVSQPHKNPTWTIMALSMRTAEYIVDQREKGNL, from the coding sequence ATGCCCCTCATACAAGAAAGTCCCGAATCGTATGATGTTTGTATTGTTGGTTCCGGTGCCGGGGGAAGCATGGCTGCCAAGGTATTGGCGGAGGCAGGGGCCAATGTTGTGGTGTTAGAAGCGGGGCCGGAGTGGAGTGTGCAGGACGATGGTGCGATGTTCGACTGGAACTATTCGTCTCCTCGTCGGGGAGCCTCGACGACGGATCGTCCGTTTGGGGAGTTCGATGCCTGCCTTGGGGGGTGGGACATCGACGGCGAGCCGTATACCACGACGGAGGATACGGAGTGGGAGTGGTTTCGGGCTCGGATGCTTGGGGGACGCACGCATCACTGGGGGCGCATCTCGCTCCGCTTCGGGCCGGACGACTTTAACGGAAAAAGTGTCGATGGTCACGGCGACGACTGGCCCATCGACTACGAGGACCTGAAGCCCTACTACGACCGCGTCGATCGTATGATCGGTCTCTTCGGGTCGGAGGAAAACTTCTACAATGCCCCTGACGGCATCTTTATGGACCCACCGGAGCCCCGCTGTTATGAACGGGTGCTCAAACAAGGGGCAGAGGACATCAACATTCCGGTGATCCCGTCTCGGCTTTCCATTCTTACGGAGCAGCACAATGGGCGGGCGGCCTGTCACTATTGTGCACAGTGCAACCGGGGGTGTACGACCCATTCGAACTTCTCCGCGCCGGTGCTTCTCAATCCCGCCCTGGAGACGGGGAATGTCACCCTCATTACCAATGCAATGGTCCGGGAGGTCACGACGGACAAGGAGGGGCAGGCTACAGGCGTTTCCTACGTTGACACGCAGAGCCGCCGCGAGCAGAAGGTGGAGTCCGACGTGGTGGTGCTGGCCGCCAGTGCCTGCGAGTCGGCCCGGCTCCTTCTCAATTCCACCTCGCCGCGGCATCCCAACGGCCTTGCCAACTCAAGCGACGCTGTGGGCCGGTATCTGATGGACTCCACCGGCACGACCGTCGCCGGGGTGATCCCTGAATTGCTAAATCAACCTGCCCATAATTGCGACGGGGTTGGGGGCATGCACATGTACGTGCCCTGGTGGGGCTACGACCAGAATCTCGACTTCCCGCGCGGCTACCACTTCGAATTGTGGGGCGGACGTGGCATGCCGGGGTATGGGTTCGGCAGCGGCATTCAGAATCTCAATGGGCTCTTTCCAGGAGACGAGGAGACGAAGAAAAAGGGAGGCGGCGGCTACGGACAGCAACTCAAGAAAGATTATCGCCGCTTTTACGGGGCGATGGTGGGCATGTCCGGACGGGGGGAGTCCATTGCTCACCGCGATAATTACTGCGAGATTGATCCCAACACGACCGACGAGTACGGCATCCCCGTGCTTCGCTTCAATCACTCGTGGCGCGAAGAGGAATACCTGCAGGTGAAGCACATGCAGGAGAAGGGGCGCGAGATCATCGATGCTGCTGGCGGCGAGCCCCTCGGCACGATGCCCGACCGGGAGGACGGCTACGGCATTACCACCCCCGGCGAAATCATCCACGAGACCGGAGTCACCCGCATGGGAACCGATCCCGACGAGTCGGTCCTGAATGAGTACTGCCAGGCCCACGATGTCGACAACCTCTTCGTTGCTGACGGCGGGCCGTTTGTCTCCCAGCCCCACAAGAATCCCACTTGGACGATCATGGCCCTCTCGATGCGCACCGCCGAGTACATCGTCGACCAGCGAGAGAAGGGCAACTTGTAG